A stretch of the Nothobranchius furzeri strain GRZ-AD chromosome 5, NfurGRZ-RIMD1, whole genome shotgun sequence genome encodes the following:
- the lysmd1 gene encoding lysM and putative peptidoglycan-binding domain-containing protein 1: protein MSGEREPSPPGRGGLLRGSRTRSYGSLIRPSQSPVRRRVVEHVVQPGETLQGLALKYGVSMEQIKRANRLYTNDSIFLKKSLSIPVLSDLEDCSKEVLVENLIGSNGDCSDQNGHTPSSSEKKKEDDSSLTPVGFLKRLDDFISQSKQAAAKGCQDSEKRVAALEAACSSGTSDWRPFSRSQSVISSSRIQQQAAQRVAVPLATTKLTKLKDLEDEIFEL, encoded by the exons ATGTCCGGGGAGCGAGAGCCATCGCCTCCCGGGAGAGGGGGCCTCCTTCGCGGAAGCCGAACCAGATCTTACGGCAGTTTGATCCGACCTTCACAGTCTCCGGTTCGCCGCAGAGTCGTGGAACATGTCGTCCAACCGGGAGAGACTTTGCAGGGCCTGGCCCTTAAATACGGAGTGTCT ATGGAGCAAATCAAAAGAGCAAACCGACTGTACACCAATGACTCAATATTCCTGAAGAAGTCGTTGTCTATCCCGGTGCTGTCGGATTTGGAAGACTGCAGCAAAGAGGTGCTTGTAGAAAACCTTATAGGAAGCAACGGGGACTGTTCTGATCAGAATGGGCATACACCAAGCTCCTCTGAGAAAAAGAAAGAAGATGATTCAAGTCTTACCCCTGTAGGTTTCTTAAAGAGGTTGGATGACTTCATCAGTCAGTCTAAGCAAGCTGCAGCCAAAGGATGTCAGGATTCTGAGAAAAG GGTCGCAGCCCTCGAAGCAGCTTGCTCCAGCGGGACATCGGATTGGCGACCATTCTCAAGGTCGCAAAGTGTTATTTCATCTTCTAGAATCCAGCAGCAGGCAGCACAAAGGGTGGCTGTACCCCTCGCTACCACCAAGCTCACCAAACTGAAAGACCTGGAAGATGAAATCTTTGAACTGTGA
- the scnm1 gene encoding sodium channel modifier 1: MSFKREGNDKSQLNILKKRRVADLLSHFIPEDEAALLKNGRYTCLVCSYRPVFDTVDVLTVHRQGKKHLEGLKMFYGKKAKLRSEMTKRQHEDYVQAEDSQEPSTSAPLLAQTRKLTHHALLKTAPYNSCHSRTSTKPETKQVAVRSDPTRNACNKLPLGCWKSEASSNLPASCSNSSPSNEVPEASSASEQTGPRVAEPLTAQRRRELEHHLKLKSDGWVQDWNGQWVKDDNVEFDSDEEEPAFLAPLPSSL; the protein is encoded by the exons ATGTCTTTTAAAAGAGAGGGGAATGACAAGAGTCAACTCAACATTCTTAAG AAAAGGCGTGTGGCCGATCTGCTGTCTCATTTTATTCCTGAAGACGAAGCTGCGCTGCTGAAAAATGGAAG ATATACTTGTCTGGTGTGCTCCTACCGTCCCGTGTTTGATACGGTTGATGTGCTGACCGTCCACAGGCAAGGGAAGAAGCATCTAGAAG gattaaaaaTGTTCTATGGCAAAAAAGCAAAGCTGAGGAGTGAAATGACTAAAAGGCAGCATGAGGACTACGTCCAAGCTGAAGACAGTCAG GAACCTTCCACTTCGGCCCCTTTATTGGCACAAACACGGAAGCTCACCCATCATGCATTGCTGAAAACTGCACCGTATAACAGCTGTCACAGTAGAACAAG tacaAAACCTGAAACAAAACAAGTGGCAGTCAGATCAGATCCTACCAGAAACGCCTGCAACAAACTCCCATTAGGTTGCTGGAAAAGTGAAGCTTCCAGTAATTTACCTGCCAGTTGTTCTAATTCTAGTCCTTCTAATGAAG TCCCTGAGGCGTCGTCAGCATCAGAACAAACAGGACCTCGGGTGGCAGAACCCCTAACTGCTCAGAGGAGGAGGGAGCTGGAGCACCATCTCAAACTAAAAAG tGATGGATGGGTGCAGGACTGGAATGGCCAGTGGGTTAAGGATGACAATGTGGAGTTTGATTCAGATGAAGAGGAACCTGCGTTTCTAGCCCCACTGCCTTCAAGTCTCTGA